The following are encoded in a window of Armatimonas rosea genomic DNA:
- a CDS encoding globin domain-containing protein, with protein MTETQKQLLRTVLEAALAEPPAGEETLASLFYDRLFTVAPGVRPLFHNRLSIQEEKFTQMLVMLHNSLDRLDHLVPTVWQSGRNHKLYGAESAHYEVVGEVLLWALGEKLGPESLTEEVRAAWNEFYNLLSLIMQEAAESG; from the coding sequence ATGACTGAGACACAAAAACAGCTCCTTCGCACTGTCCTCGAGGCCGCGCTCGCCGAGCCTCCTGCAGGGGAGGAGACCCTAGCGAGCCTCTTCTACGACCGCCTTTTCACGGTCGCTCCTGGGGTTCGCCCTCTCTTTCACAACCGGCTCAGCATCCAGGAGGAGAAGTTCACCCAGATGCTCGTGATGCTCCACAATAGCCTCGACCGCCTCGATCATCTTGTCCCGACCGTCTGGCAGTCGGGGCGCAACCACAAGCTCTACGGCGCCGAGAGTGCCCACTACGAGGTTGTCGGGGAGGTGCTTCTCTGGGCCCTGGGCGAGAAGCTCGGCCCCGAGTCCCTCACCGAGGAGGTGCGTGCGGCCTGGAACGAGTTCTACAACCTACTCTCACTCATCATGCAGGAGGCGGCCGAGTCGGGGTAG
- a CDS encoding ATP-binding protein, whose translation MSASLPKLRVDLLGKLRLSAGTRATTRFETRRTALLLARLALPPLREWPREELIELLWPDEDPGVTRTRFRQTLASLRRALDEVGTSEEEVLRASRASVGLEVEQVMSDVVELESCLRRASVNPELRREALDRALELYDHHLLPGFYETWVLSERDRLEDRLRSALLSLAASLATSEPEAALAYARAAVALNPLSEVAQEQLLKLLVQIGRPADAARHWKDLERLFWKELRTQPPSSLKAALEAPVARTVTSAPLEPAQEPSAATPPALTRTLPTPLDRFVGRFAEQERLLTLLSAQGTARLVTLTGPPGVGKTRLALEVGHRLESTSTGLTVLYVSLERVASGEETLQAIYEAMGGQRAQGALLPTLIQRLQLQPQLFLLLDNAEGVAGLTELLQRLLQGVPSLRCLVTSQHTLQVPGEQEVVLEPLALGPDDAALALLLDRARQIRPNLSLTPQNTAELLALCQDLDGLPLALELAAAWLGMLSPEQTRSRLKRDQRLLVRRSSEAGARHSSLHAALEESIKRLTGAQQAILMRLAVFRGGWTLEAAEQVCEDLSPVVLMDLEALRTASLISAYTQPDGELRFKMLETVRTYAQQRQTPEGLQQAQESHLRYFCRYAEEHYALYESPKQYCYFEGIAQESENLQGALEYAQQSEPLQGARLATAFWRYWDRRGQHDLGVSLMESLLEALPAHEVALQGGVQEALGRILYSQMRYARSLNYHRQAYESYKQAGELSCAAQVQCQAAASQREAHSRPNEDMSALLADCLEGYAYLEHHGTLPQRAVASLHCGTFYTRLGNLEQARRYLEHSLALNRIIGNQRSTFVGLFLLGHAERCCGDLRAAAALEREALIMVQQIGDDFAVATVLWNLCGIYLKLNDLEEAETCVREGLTLTRQLGMRSRETVFLVGMGLVYTARDQVELAREWLRQGLQQADATDDVSELLNCANQLVRLVLKEALVEPLPHRQRLTAHLWGSLQRLEQVLQPEQSYDFDEPLENALEPIKSALGPLDFARERDRALHYDRGAALQVFLLYPENIAP comes from the coding sequence ATGTCGGCCTCCTTACCAAAGCTCCGGGTTGATCTCTTAGGCAAGCTACGATTAAGCGCAGGGACGCGCGCCACCACACGCTTTGAGACGCGGCGAACCGCGCTACTGCTGGCTCGCCTCGCGCTCCCTCCCCTCCGAGAGTGGCCCCGTGAAGAGCTGATCGAGCTCCTCTGGCCCGATGAAGACCCCGGTGTCACCCGCACCCGCTTCCGCCAGACCCTCGCGAGCCTGCGCCGTGCCCTCGATGAAGTGGGAACCTCGGAGGAAGAGGTGCTCCGCGCCAGCCGCGCCAGTGTCGGCCTTGAGGTCGAGCAGGTAATGAGCGATGTCGTGGAGCTGGAGTCCTGTCTGCGACGAGCCAGTGTGAACCCGGAGCTACGGCGCGAGGCACTCGACAGGGCACTGGAGCTCTACGACCACCACCTCCTCCCCGGCTTCTACGAGACCTGGGTGCTCAGCGAGCGGGACCGCCTCGAGGACCGCCTGCGCAGTGCCCTGCTCTCGCTCGCCGCCTCGCTTGCCACCAGTGAGCCCGAGGCGGCACTCGCCTATGCACGGGCAGCTGTGGCACTCAACCCCCTCAGTGAGGTCGCCCAGGAGCAGCTCCTCAAGCTCCTGGTGCAGATCGGACGTCCCGCGGATGCGGCGCGCCACTGGAAAGACCTGGAGCGCCTGTTCTGGAAAGAGCTACGCACACAGCCCCCCAGCTCCCTGAAGGCCGCCCTCGAGGCGCCGGTCGCGCGGACAGTCACGAGCGCCCCCTTGGAGCCCGCTCAAGAGCCATCCGCGGCCACGCCCCCCGCGCTCACTCGTACCCTTCCCACCCCGCTGGACCGCTTCGTGGGGCGCTTCGCCGAGCAGGAGCGCCTCCTGACACTCCTCTCCGCCCAAGGCACCGCCCGCCTCGTCACCCTCACCGGCCCTCCCGGCGTGGGGAAGACACGGCTTGCGCTGGAGGTGGGGCACCGCTTGGAGAGCACGAGTACAGGGCTCACCGTGCTCTATGTCTCCCTGGAGCGGGTCGCATCGGGTGAAGAGACCCTCCAGGCGATCTACGAAGCGATGGGAGGGCAGCGGGCGCAAGGGGCTCTCTTGCCCACTCTTATCCAGCGCCTCCAGCTCCAGCCACAGCTCTTTCTTCTGCTAGACAATGCCGAGGGGGTGGCCGGGCTGACCGAGCTCCTACAGCGCCTGCTCCAGGGTGTGCCCTCCCTGCGCTGCCTGGTCACCTCGCAACACACCCTCCAGGTGCCTGGAGAGCAGGAAGTGGTCTTGGAGCCGCTGGCGCTTGGCCCCGACGATGCCGCGCTGGCGCTCTTGCTCGACCGCGCCCGACAGATCCGGCCCAACCTGAGCCTCACCCCGCAGAACACGGCGGAGCTCCTTGCGCTCTGCCAGGACCTTGATGGCCTCCCTCTGGCCCTAGAGCTCGCCGCCGCCTGGCTGGGAATGCTCTCCCCCGAGCAGACCCGCAGCCGCCTGAAGAGGGACCAGCGTCTCCTCGTGCGGCGCAGTAGCGAGGCTGGGGCACGCCACAGTAGCCTCCATGCCGCCCTTGAGGAGAGCATCAAGCGCCTCACCGGTGCCCAGCAGGCGATCCTGATGCGCCTCGCCGTGTTCCGGGGCGGGTGGACTCTGGAGGCCGCGGAGCAGGTCTGTGAGGACCTCAGCCCCGTGGTTCTGATGGATCTAGAGGCACTGCGCACCGCCTCGCTCATCAGTGCCTACACCCAGCCCGATGGTGAGCTCCGCTTTAAGATGCTGGAGACCGTGCGCACCTACGCCCAGCAGCGCCAGACCCCCGAGGGGCTTCAGCAGGCACAAGAGAGCCACCTGCGCTACTTCTGTCGCTACGCTGAGGAGCACTACGCTCTCTATGAATCGCCCAAACAGTACTGTTACTTTGAGGGGATCGCACAAGAGTCGGAGAACCTTCAGGGAGCACTGGAGTACGCCCAACAGAGTGAGCCCCTCCAAGGGGCACGGCTGGCCACGGCGTTCTGGCGCTACTGGGATCGTCGTGGTCAACATGACTTGGGTGTAAGCCTGATGGAGAGTCTTTTAGAGGCTCTTCCTGCTCACGAGGTTGCTCTCCAAGGCGGGGTTCAAGAGGCTCTCGGAAGAATCCTTTATTCCCAGATGCGTTATGCGCGTTCACTGAACTACCATCGGCAGGCCTATGAGAGCTACAAGCAGGCAGGAGAGCTTTCTTGCGCAGCACAGGTTCAGTGTCAGGCTGCCGCCTCGCAGCGGGAGGCCCACTCCAGACCTAACGAGGATATGAGTGCGCTACTAGCTGATTGCCTCGAAGGATACGCCTATCTGGAGCATCATGGAACCCTACCGCAGCGGGCGGTGGCTTCCCTTCACTGTGGTACCTTCTATACTCGCTTGGGTAACCTTGAACAAGCACGCCGTTATCTGGAGCATAGCCTTGCTCTCAATAGAATCATCGGCAACCAGCGTAGTACCTTTGTTGGACTCTTTCTCCTAGGGCATGCCGAGCGTTGCTGTGGGGATCTGCGAGCCGCCGCGGCACTGGAGCGTGAAGCCCTGATAATGGTCCAGCAGATCGGAGATGACTTTGCTGTGGCAACGGTTCTCTGGAATCTGTGTGGGATCTACCTGAAGCTAAACGACCTGGAGGAAGCGGAAACCTGCGTCCGGGAGGGACTAACTCTAACACGTCAGCTCGGAATGCGTAGCAGAGAGACGGTTTTTCTAGTGGGAATGGGGCTGGTGTACACCGCGCGTGACCAAGTAGAGCTGGCGCGTGAGTGGTTACGACAAGGCCTGCAACAGGCCGATGCCACCGACGATGTATCGGAGCTGCTCAACTGTGCCAACCAGCTGGTACGTCTCGTGCTTAAAGAAGCTCTTGTGGAGCCTCTGCCACACCGACAACGACTCACGGCCCATCTCTGGGGGAGCTTGCAACGCTTGGAGCAAGTTCTCCAGCCAGAGCAATCCTATGACTTCGACGAACCACTCGAAAACGCTCTGGAGCCCATTAAGAGCGCATTGGGTCCTCTGGATTTCGCCCGAGAGCGAGACCGCGCCCTGCACTACGACCGTGGTGCCGCACTCCAAGTCTTTCTTCTCTACCCGGAGAACATCGCCCCATGA
- the idi gene encoding isopentenyl-diphosphate Delta-isomerase — MQETVILVDEADNAVGSCEKLAAHLDGGQLHRAFSVFVFDAAGRLLLQQRAREKYHFGELWTNTCCSHPRPGETTLAAAQRRLTEELGFTVPLTEKGSFLYRAHDPISGLTEHELDHVFVGHFESAPTPNPAEVMDWRWQAIPEIEAELTAHPERFTPWFPLALNQFKNYSSG, encoded by the coding sequence GTGCAAGAGACAGTGATCTTGGTGGACGAGGCAGATAATGCGGTGGGGAGCTGTGAGAAGCTCGCGGCGCACCTTGATGGTGGCCAGCTCCACCGGGCATTCTCAGTCTTTGTCTTCGATGCGGCAGGCAGGCTCTTGCTCCAGCAGCGGGCGCGGGAGAAGTACCACTTCGGGGAGCTCTGGACCAATACCTGCTGCAGCCATCCCCGTCCCGGTGAGACCACCCTCGCCGCAGCGCAGCGCCGGCTCACCGAGGAGCTGGGCTTTACGGTTCCCCTCACGGAGAAGGGGAGCTTTCTCTACCGTGCCCACGACCCGATCAGCGGCCTCACCGAGCACGAGCTCGACCATGTCTTTGTCGGGCACTTTGAGAGCGCACCGACTCCCAACCCTGCTGAGGTAATGGACTGGCGCTGGCAGGCGATCCCTGAGATAGAGGCCGAGCTGACCGCACACCCCGAGCGCTTCACCCCCTGGTTTCCTCTGGCACTGAACCAATTTAAAAACTACTCGTCTGGCTAG
- a CDS encoding DUF1559 domain-containing protein: MHSSRRSAFTLIELLVVIAIIAILAAILFPVFAQAREKARQTSCLSNLKQYSLANLMYVQDYDETFPMSAYLNVSCVATFYWAVAPYVKNDQITQCPSEKDAMNVQLLTGAPCPNTPPMNSYVVNPALYASGFVPNVATLSLASVSRPAETVMHYDGNTNTTQQQIVQARHQNMFDASFVDGHAKAMQATQTGTTQQFTVMGPGKQLKVYRVGANGGFYAGQSECNGIPQ; encoded by the coding sequence ATGCACTCGTCACGACGCTCTGCGTTTACGCTCATCGAGCTCCTTGTGGTGATCGCGATTATCGCGATTCTAGCCGCCATTCTCTTCCCCGTTTTTGCCCAGGCCCGCGAGAAAGCGCGCCAGACCTCCTGCCTCTCGAATCTAAAACAGTACTCTCTGGCGAACCTGATGTATGTGCAGGACTACGACGAGACCTTTCCCATGTCGGCCTATCTCAATGTCTCGTGTGTGGCGACTTTCTACTGGGCAGTGGCTCCCTATGTCAAGAACGACCAGATCACGCAGTGCCCGAGTGAGAAAGACGCGATGAATGTCCAGCTGCTCACCGGTGCGCCCTGTCCCAACACGCCCCCCATGAACAGCTACGTGGTCAACCCGGCGCTCTACGCCAGCGGGTTTGTCCCCAATGTTGCCACCCTCAGCCTGGCGTCGGTGAGTCGCCCTGCCGAGACCGTGATGCACTACGATGGCAATACCAACACCACGCAGCAGCAGATTGTCCAGGCCCGCCACCAGAACATGTTCGATGCGAGCTTTGTCGATGGCCACGCCAAGGCGATGCAGGCCACCCAGACCGGCACGACCCAGCAGTTCACGGTGATGGGCCCTGGCAAGCAGCTCAAGGTCTACCGAGTGGGTGCTAACGGCGGCTTCTATGCCGGCCAGAGCGAGTGCAACGGCATCCCCCAGTAA
- a CDS encoding PQQ-binding-like beta-propeller repeat protein, with protein MKAARFVFSVVALGVVSAALAADWPQFRGPERTGLSKETGLLKAWPDGGPKLAWKATGLGESHTTVSIAKGKVFGMGLVGEDEKVWALDEKTGKQLWSVKIANKIELQARQGGYGSRATPTVEGDFLYTIGVAGDVLCMKVSDGSIVWRKHLVTDFGGQVPVWGYSESPLVDGNKLIVTPGGQSAMVALNKTTGATIWKSPLRNRASYSSAQTAIVNGQKQYIQFLATGVFGVSATDGAPVWNYTNPGGGEWRDINCSMPLYRDGMVFAATAYQKGGGLVKPGAGAAQEQYFLREMQNHHGGMVLVGDYIYGTGNNSLMCVEFKTGKIVWESRAPGKGSITYADGLLYVRNERGPVTLVEANPKEYVQRGQFEQPDRTREPAWAYPVVANGKLYIHDMDTLLCYDIKGGR; from the coding sequence ATGAAAGCAGCGCGTTTCGTATTCAGTGTGGTAGCGTTAGGCGTCGTCTCGGCCGCCCTCGCGGCGGACTGGCCGCAGTTCCGTGGTCCCGAGCGGACCGGGCTCTCCAAAGAGACCGGGCTCCTGAAGGCATGGCCCGACGGCGGCCCCAAGCTCGCGTGGAAGGCCACCGGCCTCGGGGAGAGCCACACAACTGTCTCCATTGCCAAGGGCAAGGTCTTTGGCATGGGGCTGGTGGGAGAAGACGAAAAAGTCTGGGCGCTGGACGAGAAGACCGGCAAGCAGCTCTGGAGCGTCAAGATCGCCAACAAGATCGAGCTACAGGCACGCCAAGGCGGCTACGGCTCCCGCGCAACCCCCACGGTGGAGGGAGACTTCCTCTACACGATCGGGGTGGCGGGCGATGTGCTGTGCATGAAGGTCAGTGACGGTAGCATTGTCTGGCGGAAGCACCTTGTCACCGACTTTGGCGGCCAGGTTCCGGTTTGGGGCTATAGTGAGAGTCCGCTTGTGGATGGCAACAAGCTGATTGTCACGCCCGGTGGACAGAGTGCGATGGTTGCCCTCAATAAAACGACCGGGGCGACTATCTGGAAGTCGCCGCTAAGAAATCGCGCCTCGTACTCGTCGGCGCAGACCGCCATTGTCAATGGGCAGAAGCAGTACATTCAGTTTCTCGCCACGGGAGTCTTTGGGGTCTCGGCCACCGACGGAGCGCCGGTCTGGAACTACACCAACCCGGGCGGCGGCGAGTGGCGCGATATCAACTGCTCCATGCCGCTCTACCGCGATGGGATGGTCTTCGCCGCGACCGCCTACCAGAAGGGCGGCGGCCTGGTCAAGCCCGGAGCGGGAGCCGCACAGGAGCAGTACTTCCTGCGCGAGATGCAGAACCACCACGGCGGTATGGTCTTGGTGGGGGACTACATCTACGGCACGGGCAACAATAGCCTGATGTGTGTGGAGTTCAAGACCGGCAAGATTGTCTGGGAGAGCCGCGCACCGGGCAAGGGCTCAATCACCTACGCCGATGGCCTGCTCTATGTTCGCAACGAGCGTGGCCCGGTCACGCTGGTTGAGGCAAACCCGAAAGAGTATGTCCAGCGAGGGCAGTTTGAGCAGCCGGATCGAACCCGTGAGCCCGCGTGGGCCTACCCCGTGGTGGCCAATGGGAAGCTCTATATCCACGATATGGACACGCTTCTCTGCTACGACATCAAGGGTGGAAGGTAG
- a CDS encoding PQQ-binding-like beta-propeller repeat protein → MADWPQWRGALRNGTSPETVGWRGGKPRPLWQAAIGQGFSSVAVVGGKLYTLGNAGGTDWVHCLNAATGKPVWQYKYTCGAGDYGGPRATPTVHNGNVYTLSREGLALCLNAATGKLVWQQRLSGAVPQWGFAGSPLVQGSRVIYNVGTSGTALDKLTGKILWKTGEGPAGYAAPVAFDGGIAIFSAKALVAVSAATGKTLWQYPWETSYDVNAADPIFSGGQVFISSNYGKGGALLRLGSGAPQPVWQTRAMKNHFNTCVLHNGFLYGNDENTLRCLEWGTGRERWSLRGIDKGGLILAGNQLVVMGGRGELILLAADPNRLTEQARGTVLSGTCWTHPVLANGTLYCRNQEGTLVALNMRG, encoded by the coding sequence ATGGCGGACTGGCCCCAGTGGCGGGGCGCACTACGCAATGGAACGAGCCCGGAGACAGTCGGCTGGCGCGGGGGAAAGCCGCGCCCGCTCTGGCAGGCCGCGATTGGGCAGGGGTTTTCGTCGGTGGCCGTTGTCGGGGGCAAGCTCTACACCCTCGGTAATGCTGGGGGCACAGACTGGGTGCACTGCCTCAACGCGGCGACCGGAAAGCCTGTCTGGCAGTACAAGTACACCTGCGGCGCAGGCGACTACGGCGGCCCCCGCGCCACCCCGACTGTCCATAATGGCAATGTCTACACGCTCAGCCGCGAGGGGCTCGCGCTCTGCCTCAACGCCGCCACGGGGAAGCTCGTCTGGCAGCAGCGGCTGAGCGGTGCCGTGCCACAGTGGGGCTTTGCGGGCTCGCCGCTGGTTCAGGGAAGCCGCGTGATCTACAATGTCGGCACCAGTGGCACCGCGCTCGACAAGCTCACGGGGAAGATCCTCTGGAAGACGGGTGAGGGGCCGGCGGGCTACGCCGCGCCGGTGGCCTTCGACGGTGGCATCGCGATCTTCTCCGCCAAGGCGCTGGTCGCGGTCAGCGCCGCTACGGGCAAGACCCTCTGGCAGTACCCCTGGGAGACCAGCTACGATGTCAATGCCGCCGACCCGATCTTCTCGGGCGGCCAGGTCTTTATCTCCTCGAACTACGGCAAGGGGGGGGCGCTGCTCCGGCTGGGAAGCGGCGCGCCGCAGCCAGTCTGGCAGACCCGTGCGATGAAGAACCACTTCAACACCTGCGTGCTGCACAACGGCTTCCTCTACGGCAACGACGAGAACACGCTACGGTGCCTGGAGTGGGGCACGGGACGAGAGCGCTGGAGCCTGCGAGGAATCGATAAAGGCGGACTGATCTTAGCGGGCAACCAGCTGGTGGTGATGGGCGGCCGCGGCGAGCTGATCTTGCTGGCCGCCGACCCCAACAGGCTCACCGAGCAAGCGCGGGGGACGGTGCTCAGCGGCACCTGCTGGACCCATCCTGTACTTGCCAATGGCACGCTCTACTGCCGGAACCAAGAGGGCACGCTTGTCGCTTTAAACATGCGAGGGTAG
- a CDS encoding PQQ-binding-like beta-propeller repeat protein, producing the protein MKTRTIALAVGLTALMGSSVALADVQGWLNWRGPAGTGISQEKGLPTSLAAPLWSIKLAGGGTPVIANGKVYALGYDGVGPDLQEVLLCADAETGKKLWEKRFSDYLSDITYDRYAIGSPTVDPETGNVYILTSAGVFACFTADGKPVFQHAMMEELGRLTFTNGRTGAPTILDDLVIVRGITSNWGGDGAAMDRLYAYDKKSGQLVWSCSPGVAPKDNTFGRPIFSWREGKQVFYSGAGDGSLICVNARTGEPLWRYPISAGGMNATVVLYKQGTPDETAICIHADENIDASNAGRMTSVKTASVPKPPPPPAVAGAAAGPPVLDKSNEAWRNDDLAAVSSTPVLVGKNLYQTDKTGYLNCIDVETGKILWKQKFAPDQLHASPTYADGKLYVPFQNGTFCILQPNTTGAKELARTQLAGRCIGAPAVYNGKVFVFSTERLYCFGKKGGAPQAAVTSVGAMKPKAGPTVALQVVPSEVILRPGEKVKLTVRGIDANGFVTETFDASKATYEQYVPPTAKVRALLDAKFENGEIIGGTKSSAGAYQVTVNGFKGIMRGRVLTALPYTENFESFTPTEPDPLDPTAKFAYPPLPWIGARFKFDVRELDGNKVFAKTLDNIAFQRATVFFGHPDEKNYTLEADLMVDGNRRTKSTIGLINQRYYIILSGNADEVEVNSNQERIKVTVPFKVQTKTWYRMKTRVDVNPDGVSGVVRAKVWKKDEAEPAAWTIEVPHKNVHKQGAPGMFGYAPQALFKAYIDNISVKPNG; encoded by the coding sequence ATGAAAACGAGAACAATTGCGCTTGCGGTGGGGCTCACCGCACTGATGGGGAGTAGTGTCGCTCTGGCGGATGTCCAGGGCTGGCTGAACTGGCGAGGACCGGCAGGAACCGGCATCTCGCAGGAGAAGGGCCTACCGACAAGCCTGGCCGCGCCACTCTGGAGCATCAAGCTCGCTGGGGGCGGGACGCCGGTGATCGCCAATGGCAAGGTCTACGCGCTGGGCTACGATGGAGTCGGGCCGGACCTGCAGGAGGTGCTGCTCTGCGCCGATGCCGAGACGGGCAAGAAGCTCTGGGAAAAGCGCTTCTCGGACTACCTCTCGGATATCACCTACGACCGCTACGCGATTGGAAGCCCTACCGTGGACCCGGAGACGGGAAATGTCTACATCCTGACATCGGCGGGGGTCTTTGCCTGCTTCACCGCCGACGGCAAGCCGGTCTTCCAGCACGCGATGATGGAGGAGCTGGGCCGCTTGACCTTCACCAATGGCCGCACGGGTGCCCCGACCATCCTCGACGACCTCGTGATTGTCCGTGGCATCACCAGTAACTGGGGCGGCGATGGCGCGGCGATGGATAGGCTCTACGCCTACGATAAGAAATCCGGCCAGCTGGTCTGGTCGTGTAGCCCTGGAGTCGCGCCCAAGGACAATACGTTTGGACGCCCGATCTTCTCCTGGCGCGAGGGCAAGCAGGTCTTCTACAGCGGCGCGGGCGATGGGAGCCTGATCTGTGTCAATGCGCGCACGGGCGAGCCGCTCTGGCGCTACCCGATCTCCGCGGGAGGGATGAACGCGACTGTCGTGCTCTACAAGCAGGGTACCCCCGACGAGACCGCGATCTGTATCCACGCCGATGAGAATATCGATGCCAGCAACGCCGGCCGCATGACCTCGGTGAAGACCGCGTCCGTGCCCAAGCCCCCGCCGCCCCCTGCGGTTGCCGGAGCTGCCGCCGGACCGCCCGTGCTGGACAAGAGCAACGAGGCGTGGCGCAACGACGATCTCGCGGCGGTCTCTAGCACACCCGTGCTGGTGGGGAAAAATCTCTACCAGACCGACAAGACCGGCTACCTCAACTGTATCGATGTGGAGACCGGCAAGATTCTCTGGAAGCAGAAGTTCGCCCCCGACCAGCTCCACGCATCACCTACCTACGCCGACGGCAAGCTCTACGTGCCGTTCCAGAACGGGACGTTCTGTATTCTCCAGCCCAACACCACCGGGGCTAAGGAGCTGGCGCGCACGCAGCTCGCGGGGCGCTGTATTGGCGCACCGGCGGTCTACAACGGGAAAGTCTTTGTCTTCTCCACCGAGCGGCTCTACTGCTTTGGCAAGAAGGGCGGCGCTCCCCAGGCGGCGGTGACATCGGTTGGCGCGATGAAGCCCAAGGCCGGCCCGACGGTCGCGCTGCAGGTGGTGCCCTCCGAGGTCATCCTTCGGCCTGGTGAGAAGGTCAAGCTCACGGTGCGGGGGATCGATGCCAATGGCTTTGTGACCGAGACCTTCGATGCCAGCAAGGCGACCTACGAGCAGTATGTCCCCCCCACCGCAAAAGTGCGTGCGCTCCTAGATGCCAAGTTCGAGAACGGGGAGATTATCGGTGGCACCAAGAGCTCCGCGGGGGCCTACCAGGTGACGGTCAATGGCTTCAAGGGGATCATGCGGGGGCGTGTCTTAACGGCGCTACCCTACACTGAGAACTTCGAGAGCTTCACCCCCACCGAGCCCGACCCGCTCGACCCAACCGCCAAGTTCGCCTACCCGCCGCTGCCTTGGATCGGGGCGCGCTTCAAGTTCGATGTGCGCGAGCTCGATGGCAACAAGGTCTTTGCCAAGACCCTGGACAATATCGCCTTCCAGCGCGCGACGGTCTTCTTCGGCCACCCCGACGAGAAGAACTACACGCTGGAGGCGGACCTGATGGTGGATGGCAACCGCCGCACCAAGTCCACGATTGGGCTGATCAACCAGCGCTACTACATCATCCTGAGCGGCAACGCCGATGAGGTCGAGGTCAACTCCAACCAGGAGCGCATCAAGGTCACGGTTCCCTTCAAGGTCCAGACCAAGACCTGGTACCGTATGAAGACACGCGTGGATGTCAACCCTGATGGCGTCTCGGGCGTGGTTCGTGCCAAGGTCTGGAAAAAAGACGAAGCCGAGCCCGCGGCGTGGACCATCGAGGTGCCGCATAAGAACGTCCATAAGCAAGGCGCTCCGGGGATGTTTGGCTACGCCCCGCAGGCACTGTTTAAAGCCTATATCGACAATATCTCGGTGAAGCCGAACGGATAG
- a CDS encoding PQQ-binding-like beta-propeller repeat protein — MKRNALLATTLLVLSAGALATRAADWPFWGGGPSRNMVSNEKNVPTSWDPGRYKGNTEEIDPATTKNIKWVAKMGSQTYGNPTVAGGKVFIGTNNESPRDEKLKGDRAVLLCLDEKTGEMLWQLAIPKLGTGKVSDWEFLGLCSSPAVDGDKVYIVTNRCEVICLDVNGMTNGNQGDQDEGKYLTDKGKPLHTPGAKDADILWRFSMREELGVFPHNITNCGPLIIGNTVTVTTSNGVDWTHTNIPNPKAPALCVLDKNTGKYLGEEGSGVSSRTLHSNWSSPAGGPVNGKDTVIFGGGDGICYAFDLASAVGGDQSVLKELWKLDCNPPEYRMKNGKPLKYATFDGPSEVIATPVLYNNRVYVPIGQDPEHGEGIGQMLCIDAVTGKTIWTNKSIHRSLSTPSVVGNLVFVNDYSGFIHCFDTETGKLYWSFDTKSHIWGSTMVADGKIYVGTEDGDIVILAASKTLKEVGRIDMRAPVYATPVIANGVLYIGTPTHLYAIGTK; from the coding sequence ATGAAACGAAACGCACTACTTGCAACGACTCTGCTGGTGCTCAGCGCGGGCGCACTGGCCACACGCGCGGCGGACTGGCCCTTCTGGGGCGGTGGCCCCTCGCGCAACATGGTCTCCAACGAGAAGAATGTCCCCACCAGCTGGGACCCCGGCCGCTACAAAGGCAACACGGAAGAGATCGATCCCGCCACTACCAAGAACATCAAGTGGGTCGCCAAGATGGGCTCCCAGACCTACGGAAACCCCACTGTCGCGGGGGGGAAGGTCTTTATCGGCACCAACAACGAGAGTCCACGTGATGAGAAGCTTAAGGGCGATAGAGCCGTCTTGCTCTGTCTTGATGAGAAGACCGGCGAGATGCTCTGGCAGCTTGCGATTCCCAAGCTAGGCACGGGGAAGGTGAGTGACTGGGAGTTTCTCGGGCTCTGTTCCTCGCCCGCGGTGGATGGCGACAAGGTCTATATTGTCACCAACCGCTGCGAGGTGATCTGTCTGGATGTCAATGGTATGACCAATGGCAACCAAGGGGACCAAGACGAGGGCAAGTACCTGACGGATAAGGGTAAGCCGCTACACACGCCGGGAGCCAAGGACGCCGATATCCTCTGGCGCTTCTCCATGCGTGAGGAGCTAGGGGTCTTCCCACACAACATCACCAACTGTGGCCCGCTGATTATCGGCAACACGGTCACCGTGACCACATCCAATGGGGTGGACTGGACCCACACCAACATCCCCAATCCCAAGGCCCCTGCACTCTGCGTCTTGGACAAGAACACGGGCAAGTACCTCGGGGAGGAAGGCAGCGGGGTCTCCAGCCGCACACTGCACTCCAACTGGTCCTCGCCCGCCGGCGGTCCCGTCAATGGCAAGGACACCGTGATCTTTGGGGGGGGCGATGGCATCTGCTACGCCTTCGATCTGGCCAGTGCGGTGGGCGGCGACCAGAGTGTCCTAAAGGAGCTCTGGAAGCTGGACTGCAACCCGCCTGAGTACCGGATGAAGAACGGCAAGCCTCTCAAGTACGCCACGTTTGATGGACCCAGTGAGGTGATTGCGACTCCCGTGCTCTACAACAACCGTGTCTATGTTCCCATTGGGCAAGACCCGGAGCATGGTGAGGGGATCGGGCAGATGCTCTGTATCGATGCGGTCACTGGCAAGACGATCTGGACCAACAAGAGCATCCACCGCTCGCTCTCCACTCCGTCGGTTGTCGGAAACCTGGTCTTTGTCAACGACTACTCCGGCTTTATCCACTGCTTCGACACCGAGACCGGCAAGCTCTACTGGAGCTTCGACACCAAGAGCCACATCTGGGGCTCCACCATGGTCGCCGATGGCAAGATCTATGTGGGCACAGAAGATGGCGATATCGTGATCCTAGCCGCAAGCAAGACCCTTAAAGAAGTGGGGCGGATCGACATGCGCGCTCCGGTCTACGCCACCCCGGTGATCGCCAATGGGGTGCTCTATATCGGCACGCCCACGCATCTCTATGCGATTGGAACCAAGTAG